The sequence CGGAGATCCGTCTTCCCCAGGTGGTCTATCCCGCGCGCGTTGCGATGAACACGAAAGGAGACCTGTATGTGCTCGACGCGCGGCAGCGAAAGATCGCGCGTCTCACCGCGGAAGGGGTCTTTCAGCACTACGTTGACCTGGCGAGCGGACCGACCGTGGCCATGGTTGTTCCCGCCGGCTTAAGCCTTGACGGCAATGACAATCTCTATGTGCTCGACATCGGCGGTGGAAGGATCATGGTCTTCGGGGACGATGGAAAGTTTCAGCGGCAGATCTCCCTTCCGAAGGAGTATGGTTTCATCACCGACCTCGCCGTGGACGCGAAGGGGACGATTTTCCTGATCGACAGCGTCAGCGCCATTGTATATTCAAATGCCAAAGCCCCGGCGGTTTTCGCGCCGATCACCGCAACATTGAAAGACGACTTGAAATTCGCCTCGAACATTGTAGTAGATAACAAGGGACTCCTGTTCATCAGCGATCAAAACGGCGGCGGCGTCCTCGCGGTGAACCAGGACGGAACAAGCCGGAGGCTTTTCAGTTTGGGATGGAAGGAAGGAATGCTCCGGTATCCCTCGCAGCTCTGCATCAATCCGGACGGCGATCTGTATGTCGCGGACAGGGCAAACAGCCGGATCCAGCAGTTTACACCGCTAAAATAGATCGCTGTTGTTCCGGCAGAAACTTAGTTTCGCAGTATCTAGATCACGCCCATGCCATGCAGGCCTCACTGAAACCACGGTCAGTGAGGCCTTTACTATGCAGGGACATCGTTCACGAATGCCATGCGGGATTGTTCCTCCTGTGAAAATAATTATACATTATCAATGTCCGGCGACAGCAAGCCGGAGTTGTATTTCAACGTTGACCGTTCAGCTCATAAAGGTGCGAATCCATGATACGTCTGTTTCGCAAAACCCACATTATACCTGCGCTGATCTTCCTCGTCGGGTTCCTGGCGTACGCGAACACGTTCACGGTCCCCTTTCAGTTCGATGACGACGCCTATATCGTCAACAACCCGATCATCAGGACATTCCACTATTTTTTTGCCCCATCGGAAGTAACCGGCCTTACGGAGCGCACCCCGACGGCCGTCCCCCCCGCATTACGCTATGCCTTCATGACCCGCATGCTGGGGTATTTCACGTTTGCCGTCAACTATCACCTGCACGGCCTGGACGTGATCGGCTATCACGCGGTGAATCTGGCGATCCACCTTCTGAACGGTATGTTCGTCTTCCTGATTCTCAGGACCACCCTGAAAAGAGTCCGCTTCACGGATGCAGCCGCCGAGAGGATTAAGCACGAAGATTTCTTCGCGGGCAGCATCGCGCTGCTCTTCGTGAGCCACCCGATCCAGACCCAGGCCGTAACCTATATTTCACAGCGCTTTGCGTCGCTGGCGGCCTTCTTCTACCTTCTGTCGTTCCTTCTGTACCTCCGCTCCTGCCTGTCTTCGGCCGGACGATGGCGAACGGCGGCCTATGGCGGCGCCCTCGTTTCCGCCGTCGCCGCAATGCTGACCAAGGAGTTCACTATTACCCTGCCGCTCATGCTGGCGCTGTACGATATAACCTTCCTTCCGGGAAGCATGCGAGACCGGATCAGGAGACTTGCGCCCTTTGCAGCCACCCTCGCGATCATCCCGGCGCTGGTGTTCATCCAGCAGGGCACGCTGCATGACCTGGACAGTACCATGCGGACCATTACCGCGGCTGATTCGAGCAACATCCCCCGGGGGCACTATCTCCTGACCCAGTTCCGCGTCGTGGCGCTCTACCTCAGGCTGCTCTTCATTCCTCTGGGGCAGAACATCGACCACGACGTCCCGGTTTATACCTCGCTCTTTGCACCCGCAGTTCTATTTTCGTTCCTGCTGCTGCTTCTCCTCATTGCCGCCGCGCTGTGGCTCTACGTTGTCTCGAAAAGGAAGCCCGGGCATCCGGAGCTCATGCTGGCGGCCTTCGGGATACTCTGGTTCTTCATCACCCTGTCGGTTGAATCAAGCATCATCCCCCTGGGCGAGCTGGCGGCCGAATACCGGCTTTATCTTCCATCGATCGGCATCAGCATGGCTGTTGTCTCGCTCGGTCATTACGCAGCAAAAATGTTTTCGCTGCGACCTTCCTTCCTGTACGGCGCGTGCGCGCTGGTCGTCATTGCGTTGTCAACTGCATCCTCGCTGAGAAACACGGTTTGGGCCAGCGAAACCGCGCTCTGGGAAGACGCGGCCCGAAAAAGTCCCGCGAGGGTGCGGCCTCATCAGAACCTCGGAACGTATTACGGAACGCAGGGACGCCTGGAGGATGCAAAACGAGAGCTGCTGGCCGCCCTGGCGCTGGCGCCGGCGGATTTTGAACTGCACAACAACCTTGGAGTGATATATAAGCGAATGGGATTATTCGACGAAGCCGAGAGAGAATACACGATTGTGCTCAAGCTTTCTCCCGGCGACGTCATGGCCCGCTACAACCTGGGGAATGTTTACCTGGCTCAAGGGAAAGTACCGGAGGCCATCCGGGAATACGAGTTGACGGTGAAACTCATTCCAGACTACGACGAGGCCCATAACAACCTCGGCATTGCCTATCAGAAGAGCGGGCAGTTCGACGCGGCGATCCGCGAATTCAACCGGGCGCTGCAGCTCAACCCTCAAAATGAACATGTCCGCAGGAACCTCGAAGCTGCCGTCAGAAAATTGTCCCTGCCGCACTGACACCAGGAGGCCTTACGTACGAACCCGTTTTCATCGCAAATACATTATAATCTCGGAGTAGTGCTGGCGGCTCAAGAAAAACTCCACGATGCGGAAAAATATTTTCAGGAGGCATTGCGGATTAATCCGAATTATAGCGATGCCCTGAGCGCTTTGGAGGCCAACAGGCGCCGCCTTATGGAGCGATACATGTGACGATATCGGCAGCGCTGCCATCTTTGTTGTCGGGAGTTTCCGGGTTGAAGCGCTCCCTGTGGGGGCGGAACAGGAGCTACGGTCGTGTCTGTTGAATCTATGGTCCCTGTATCGAATACGGCAACGGCTGCTCGTCACGGGAAAGGAAAGGCCCGGCATTATGCCGGGCCGTCTTGAGACAAACCATATTACACTGTGTGTAACAGTGTTGCATTGTTTAATGACAGGCAAAACATAGAGTCTTGAACTTTGCATATACGGTGGCGGTTCCGTTAGCATGCTGTGCTGCTGCGGCTGAATTAATCTGGTAACCATGGCCACCCGAACTGAGAGCGATCGGCACATAATTAGGATACGGTTTTGTCGGGTCGTTATGGCAAAGCTCGCAATCATTGGGACCAGGACCAGCTCCGAGATTCTGACTGTTGGCGTGGTTGCCACTATGCCAGGGGTAGTAATTATTATTATAGGAAGATGGATTACCGTGGCAAGCCGTGCAGCCCACACCTGTTGCATACCAAGATGGCGTATTCCCAACGATATTTCCACCATAAGGCGCCGTCTTCAGTTCAGGTATCGGATATCCATCCGCGTCCATTTCATTGCCGGGCATGTAATAGCTGAACGTGCCGGCCTTAACACCATGGCAAGCAATGTTCGAGCAAGTCTTGGATGCCGCATCAAAGGACGGTGGTGTGCCGGTGCCGGTGGCCGGTCCGGCCGGATTGAAGCATAAGATGCCGCCGACCATGTGACAAATCGAGCAAGCGAAACCGGCATGTTTGGGATGCGCGCCTGTTCCGTCGCTTGTCACGCAAGGCGCGCTCCTGACTTCGTCCTGGGTCATTGACCTGTTGTTGACGTTAGGCAGAGACGATGTTGTGTTCGCGCTCTGACTCGCATAATAATCGTCGACGGTATTGTCGTGAGGTACCCATTGATTGCCATCATAGATGTATGTCCGGTTATCGGCCTTGCTGAAAAAACGCTGGCCAAATACGGCGTTGAGCGGGGTCCCTTCTATTTGCGGAGCTGTTGTATTATTCCCCGGCTGCCAATGCCCTTTGTCAGAGCTGGAACCACATCCCGGACCGAGCAGAATTGCCGCTGCAATCAATGACACAAGAGCAGCAACAACTACAAAAATACTTACATTTAATTTTTTCATGAGCTTCTCCTTAATTATGAAGATAGAATCCAACTGCTCCTACCTTATGGTTATCGTGAGATCGCCTTCGCGCTGTCCCTGGAGCCACGCGTGTAACTCCAGAAACGATATCCCTCTTTAAGCCTGCTCTGCGGTCAGCAGAGCGAATGATCACCGACGGTTTTATTGGGGATCGAAAACGAACTGCAGAGCGGACAAGCGCATCTTTGTCCAGACGCCCGATGAAAGTGACTTTGTCTGCTATCGCGAAAAGAGGAGGCCATACAAGCCATCCAGACAATCGCGAGCTGATCAGGCATGAGGACGCACGACGCCTACCCGATTGCGGCATGAGAATCAGATACAAAACATCATGGTTTTATAATGAATGAACCGGCGTAAAAACATTAGCAATTTATTTATATCAGCAATTGGCCATTTTGTAAAGATAAAAAACGGTTATATTTGAACAGCTCAAAGCACATAAAACGATGAACACATCAGTCTCTGATATGACACTTATTGCAGAGACCTCTCTGGGAACCGGCAAACCGGGTGACCGGCCTGTCATAGTATGCCTTCTGTGTCTCAGCCTCGGTGCGCCCCTGTGCATTCCTTGCAGGCGAACCATTATTGTTCCCGGGGTAAACACTATTTTGCACGATAAACTCCGATGCCATATTCCATCGTGCCAGATGGTCCCAGGCGGAAGCGTGCGCCCGGTGACAGGTGAGACACATCACATTGGAACCAAAACCAGGCCCCATGGTGTAAGTGCCGTTGTTTTTTGCATGCTGCTCGAGGACCATCCGGTCGTCAGTCCCTTCCTCAAACGGAACCAGCGCGGTATAGGAAGCATCGCCCTTCCCATTGATGTCACCTGATTTCACATAGGCGTTGTAATTGGAAATGATCTCGTTCGTACACTGGGCGCCATTGCAGACAGGGTGTCCGTAAGCTCCGGTACAACCGTTCATGTGGCAATTTGAACACCATTCAGACATCCCCCTGCCATAGGCGACCCTTGTGTCTGTTACCGCCTCAGACCTGTTGTAGTCACGTGGTGCAACAGCAACCGGCGCAGCAACAGTGAAAGGCATCCCCGGCGCTGACCTCGTTGTATAGCCGATCCCGCCCAGAAGACGATAGGCGCTGGTGGCAATGTTGCCGTGCGGATCATGGCAGCTGATACAGGAAAGCGCGCTGCTGGGATATGTTCCGCCCGGTGTTGTGCTATGCCTGCTGTCCGCTTGATACCCATAGTCTAGCGCAACAATATTATGGCCATGCCGTTCGCCCGGGCTGTCCTGTGTGGACCCCGATTCTTTCCAGGAATAGCTCTTTTTTAAATAGCCGAAGTCTCCGCCGGGAGTCATCTGTGAGGGCGGCATACCCGCTCCTAAATCGTGCCCATTGGACGCACTGTAATGGCCAATGGGTCTCCGGGTGCCCATCGGCGCTTGATGGCATCGAAGACAGACGGAACCTGCATCGGACCCGCGCAACGCGCCCTTCTCGTCCTCATGACATTCCCTGCACTCTCCGGCGCCTCCTGCATGAAAGGCTTCTCCTGTGCGGGGGATACAAAGTGCAAGGAAGAATGCCATGAGAAAAACAACATATGACCTGAAACCAGGCTCCATGCTGCTCCTTAAAAAACCGCGACAGAACAATGTGATACACATTCACTGTTCAATCGTTCTTGTCCTGTTGACCCTGTTGCACCCAGGTAAGTATGGTAAAGCATCATCATTCGTCCAATGATATCAAGTTACCCGATCCAAAGCAAGCCGCATTTTTTATTAATGATCCTTGCACTATTGGAAGACTTTTGTTAAAGTATTTGTAACTACACAGGTTGTCAGGTTCAAGATTCAGTATTCAGGATGAACAAGCAACACAGGAACGGCTCGACCATTCAACATGCTCATGGTGGCGAGCAACGTCGAACCACTGAACTCGGCGAAGTCTTTGTCTTTGAACCTATTATCCATCACGTTGAGATGCGTTCAGCAAGGTCAATTATTCAAATCGTTTGATATTTGCGGCTTTCCAACCTTAGAACTGTTACCCTGGAACTTTGAAC comes from Nitrospirota bacterium and encodes:
- a CDS encoding NHL repeat-containing protein, producing MRYAALMILLLLPMHAFGEEQQIRFKHDRSLYADDKGGGLNQPEGVACSKNRLVVADSGNGRLVLYSIVDGEPRGGTEIRLPQVVYPARVAMNTKGDLYVLDARQRKIARLTAEGVFQHYVDLASGPTVAMVVPAGLSLDGNDNLYVLDIGGGRIMVFGDDGKFQRQISLPKEYGFITDLAVDAKGTIFLIDSVSAIVYSNAKAPAVFAPITATLKDDLKFASNIVVDNKGLLFISDQNGGGVLAVNQDGTSRRLFSLGWKEGMLRYPSQLCINPDGDLYVADRANSRIQQFTPLK
- a CDS encoding cytochrome C, with translation MKKLNVSIFVVVAALVSLIAAAILLGPGCGSSSDKGHWQPGNNTTAPQIEGTPLNAVFGQRFFSKADNRTYIYDGNQWVPHDNTVDDYYASQSANTTSSLPNVNNRSMTQDEVRSAPCVTSDGTGAHPKHAGFACSICHMVGGILCFNPAGPATGTGTPPSFDAASKTCSNIACHGVKAGTFSYYMPGNEMDADGYPIPELKTAPYGGNIVGNTPSWYATGVGCTACHGNPSSYNNNYYPWHSGNHANSQNLGAGPGPNDCELCHNDPTKPYPNYVPIALSSGGHGYQINSAAAAQHANGTATVYAKFKTLCFACH
- a CDS encoding tetratricopeptide repeat protein, with protein sequence MIRLFRKTHIIPALIFLVGFLAYANTFTVPFQFDDDAYIVNNPIIRTFHYFFAPSEVTGLTERTPTAVPPALRYAFMTRMLGYFTFAVNYHLHGLDVIGYHAVNLAIHLLNGMFVFLILRTTLKRVRFTDAAAERIKHEDFFAGSIALLFVSHPIQTQAVTYISQRFASLAAFFYLLSFLLYLRSCLSSAGRWRTAAYGGALVSAVAAMLTKEFTITLPLMLALYDITFLPGSMRDRIRRLAPFAATLAIIPALVFIQQGTLHDLDSTMRTITAADSSNIPRGHYLLTQFRVVALYLRLLFIPLGQNIDHDVPVYTSLFAPAVLFSFLLLLLLIAAALWLYVVSKRKPGHPELMLAAFGILWFFITLSVESSIIPLGELAAEYRLYLPSIGISMAVVSLGHYAAKMFSLRPSFLYGACALVVIALSTASSLRNTVWASETALWEDAARKSPARVRPHQNLGTYYGTQGRLEDAKRELLAALALAPADFELHNNLGVIYKRMGLFDEAEREYTIVLKLSPGDVMARYNLGNVYLAQGKVPEAIREYELTVKLIPDYDEAHNNLGIAYQKSGQFDAAIREFNRALQLNPQNEHVRRNLEAAVRKLSLPH